Within Deinococcus roseus, the genomic segment CTTGCAGGCTTCTCTGCTGCACCAGCACCTCCGAAGTGAGGAGGCCCTGGTGGTCTTGCAGCAGGCCACCCAGCAAGCGAAAGCTGCAGGGTTGTGGGAACAGCAACAGCACCTCCTGCGCCAGAGCATCGAAGTGCTGCAGGGCCTGAAGCGCTTCGAGGAAGCCCGCACCACCCAGTGGCACCTGCTGACCCGTTTGCAAGCAGAGCAGGTGCTGGACCATGCCCTGTTGCTGGATGTGTCTGCCACCCAGATTCTGGACACCTCACTGGAAGCTTTTCTGCAAGATCTTCCTTTGCATGTCCAGCTGGATGGCTCTCAGGAAGCCCTGCTCTACAAGGACCTGGGAAATGTGATGTGTGCCCTTAAACGGTACCCTGAAGGGCTGAAGCTGTTTCAGCTGGGTTTGCAGGTGCTGCCTGCAGAGGCCCCCATCCAGCAGAGGGTGGATTTGCTGAACGGGGTGGGCGGGGTCTACACCTGGATTGAGCGATTCCGGGAAGCCCTGCTGGCCTACCAGGAAAACCATCGGCTGTTCACGGAGATGGGAGACCAGACGGGCCAGATTCAACAGCTCATCAACATGGCCTGGGCCTTGCAAAGCATTCCCCGCCCCCAGGAGGCACGGACCACCCTGGAGCAGGTGATCGAACTTTCCAGACAGCTGGGCCTGCCCCGGTTCACCCGGCAGGCCCATTACATGCTGACTGGATTGAAAGGGATGCCCCGCAAAGAAGCTGCCCGGCACCTGCTGGAATATGCCCGTCTGGAACTGGAATTCTCCGCGGATCCCCAGCATGACCATGAACCCCTGCTGCTGCACACCGAGGTGCGCCAGAACCAGCAGAATTTTGATTTCCAGAAGTCCATGCGGCTGGAACTTGAGGGGGCCTATCAGAAACTCTACGACCTCAGCGAAGAACGCCAGATGCTTTATGAACGTCTGGAAAAGCAATCCGAGGAATTCGAGCGGCTGGCCAACACAGATCCCCTGACCGGGCTTCCCAACCGCCGCCTGTTCTTTGCGCATTTTGAGCGGGAACACGCACGGATCAGGCGCACCGGAGAGGATTTCAGTGTGGTGCTGATGGACATCGACCACTTCAAGAGCATCAACGACACCCACTCCCACAAAACCGGTGATCTGGTGCTCAAAATCGTCTCGGAAATCCTGAGGCAGGAACGCAGGGCCAGCGATCTGGTGGCCCGCTATGGAGGCGAGGAATTTGTGCTTTTGCTGTCTGGTGCGGATGCATTGGGGGCCAGACTGGCCTGTGAACGCATCCAGCACAGGTTGCATGCTTATCCCTGGCAACGGTTGCTGGAAAACCGCAGCATCACCATGAGTTTTGGCATTTGTGCCCGCACAGACCTGGAGAGCATCGACCAGATCCTGATGCAGGCCGATGAATGCCTCTATCAGGCCAAAAACGCAGGCCGCAACCGCATTGTGGGCTGAAAGGAAAACTGTGGAACAGGACATCACTTATGCGATTTTGCTCCGGCTGGATGAAGACACCCAGCGGCAGGTGATGGCTTTCCGGGAACACTGGATGCAGCACCAACCCGATGTGCTGCTGATGCCGCCACAGATCACCATCAAATCCTTCTTTCGCCCCTGTGTGCCCTGCGGCACCCTGATCCAGAGGTTGCAGGTCAGTTTGCAGGATTTCCCACCTGTTCCCCTTCACCTGGGAGAGCAACGCTGGCTTGCAGATGGCACCCTGCACTGGGACGGCAGCCTGATGTCCACTGGAGAGCAGAACATGGATTTGCTGCACCTGAAAACCAAGGTGTGGTCCACCATCATGTCTCTGGTGTCCCTGTTCTGTGAATTCACGCCAGGAGAACCGTTCAGTTACCGCACCAACAACCCCTGGCAACCAGGGGTTCCCCTCTTGAAGCAGATGACCCAGTACAGCTCAGACCTTTCCATGCTGCCCGAAGTTCCTGCACCCAGATCTGCATCTGGGATGGTCATGGACCTTTATCGGGTCCGCATGAACCATGGGCAACCCATGGACTGGGAGCATGTCACAGCTTTTCCTGCTGCCCGATAAGAGGCTGGATTTTCAGCTGTTGTCCCGGTGGGTCTGGTCTGGCAGGGTGGTTTCTGCAGCAGGGTGTTCATCCACCACCAGTTCTTCGCGGGCCAGCACGGTGGGGATGCTGATGGTTTCCGTCACCCGATCTTTGAAGACCTTGATGTGTTCGGAGCGCACCACTTTTTTGCTGATCTCGGCATCTTCCCGGTAGATTTCCAGTTCCAGGGCTTCGCCCACCGGGAGTTCCACCCCCAGCAGCGTCACCGAGGGCGTTCCAGCAGTGGTTTCAATGACCAGCACTTCGGTCACCAGATCCACCGTTATGGTTTCCTCGCGCACCCGACGTTCCCGGCGCACCGAAATGGCCCCCAGCTTTTCCCGCAGGATCTGCACTTCTGGCACCTCTTCCCGCAACTCCAGGGTGCCCACCAGAATTTTGTCGGGGTCTTGCTGGAGGTCTGCGGTTCGGGTCTGCTGGGTGTGTTCCAGGGTGCTGTGAAAGCTGCCGGTCTGCGCCATGCCTTCTTGCTGGGAAGCGGTTTGCCGCAGGGAAGGGGTCACGATCAGGGTTTCGTCGGTTGCAGAGAGGCTGGTCTGGGACAGGTCTGCTGGTTGCAAATCTGATGGTTTGTGGTCTGACATAAAGCTCCTTTATGAATTCCGTTCTGGGGATTTTGTTCTCTGTCGATTTGCGAAAAAGCAGCCTGCAAAAGCGCAGATGAACCAGCTTGCTGAATCGGACTGGCTTTCTGAGCAGGCAAGTTCTGGTTTCAGAATGCATTTGACAATGCATTCGATCAGGGCATTTAAGCCAAGCATAAATGCCCCCAGCAGGGCCTTTTGTACGAAATCTCAATTTGTGAGAGCTGGAAAAACATCAGCGAAATGCCTGAATGGTTCTGCCCTGAACCCTGCTCTGACCCTGGTCAGGGATTTTGCACAGTGTCCACCATGAGTTGGACCACCACCTCGGTGCCCACCCCCAGTTCGCTTTCAATCCAGATCTGACCGCCGTGCTGGTCCACAATCCATTTGGCGATGGGGAGGCCCAGACCGGTCCCGCCGGGGTCTTCGCTGCGCTGTCTGGAACGGTCTGCACGGTAGAAACGCTCAAACACCCGGGGCAGGTCTTCCTCGGAAATGCCAATGCCACTGTCTGAGATGCGCAATTCTGCCCGTCGCTCTTTGCAGACCAGCGATCCCCGGATGTGCCCGCCTTTTGGGGTGTACTTGATGGCATTTTCCAGCAGGATCAGCAGCAGCTGTTTCAGGCGATCCCGGTCTCCGTACAGGTTGACCTCCTCCACCTTGCCCAGACTCAGGCGGTGGTCAGGAGAAAGCCGTTCTGCATCCCGAAAAGCAGACCGCAGCACTTCGTGCAGACCCACTTCGTCTTCCTGC encodes:
- a CDS encoding GGDEF domain-containing protein gives rise to the protein MTGDAQAFPLPDDFSDFHHRLSMLLKVSNLQAALEVLTTHLQTLNPQAGLSQQLELRLLQASLLHQHLRSEEALVVLQQATQQAKAAGLWEQQQHLLRQSIEVLQGLKRFEEARTTQWHLLTRLQAEQVLDHALLLDVSATQILDTSLEAFLQDLPLHVQLDGSQEALLYKDLGNVMCALKRYPEGLKLFQLGLQVLPAEAPIQQRVDLLNGVGGVYTWIERFREALLAYQENHRLFTEMGDQTGQIQQLINMAWALQSIPRPQEARTTLEQVIELSRQLGLPRFTRQAHYMLTGLKGMPRKEAARHLLEYARLELEFSADPQHDHEPLLLHTEVRQNQQNFDFQKSMRLELEGAYQKLYDLSEERQMLYERLEKQSEEFERLANTDPLTGLPNRRLFFAHFEREHARIRRTGEDFSVVLMDIDHFKSINDTHSHKTGDLVLKIVSEILRQERRASDLVARYGGEEFVLLLSGADALGARLACERIQHRLHAYPWQRLLENRSITMSFGICARTDLESIDQILMQADECLYQAKNAGRNRIVG
- a CDS encoding DUF2382 domain-containing protein, translating into MSDHKPSDLQPADLSQTSLSATDETLIVTPSLRQTASQQEGMAQTGSFHSTLEHTQQTRTADLQQDPDKILVGTLELREEVPEVQILREKLGAISVRRERRVREETITVDLVTEVLVIETTAGTPSVTLLGVELPVGEALELEIYREDAEISKKVVRSEHIKVFKDRVTETISIPTVLAREELVVDEHPAAETTLPDQTHRDNS